The sequence ATAGCCGGTCTGCGGGTCGGTATAATGGATCAGCAGCTTTTCCAGCCGCGCCCAGGCCTCTTCGGCAAGATCTGCGGCGGTCCGTGGCTGGCGGTTGTGCTCGAGGATGGACTCCTCGAACACCTCGCCATTCGGCTTCAGCCTGATGAAGGCCAGCTGCGACGGCTCGCGCGCGCCCAGATCCTTGAAGGCGCCACGCCGCAGCAGCGCGCCTTCCAGCGCCAGCTGCGGCGCCAGCAGCGTGTGCGCCTGCGCCTTGGAGGGCGAGGAACCCGTCTTGTAGTCCAGAATATCGGCCATGCCGCCGGCCAGCAAATCGACGCGGTCGGCGTAGCCGGACAGCGTCACGCCGGACTGGCCGACGAGGGTCTTGCCGGCACGCTCCTCGGCATGACGCCGGGTGACGGCATCGGCACGCGTGCGCTCCCATTCGACGATGTTGGCGGCGAGCTTTTCGAAGCGCGGCCACCACACCGCCTCGACGTCGGCCGGAAGGGCGGCTTCGACAAAGCAGGCGCGGCCAGCGGCGATGAGACCGGCCAGCGCGTCGGGCGCGCGCGGATCGGCCACCTCAGACGAGAACAGATGCAGGATGGCGTGGAACAGCGTGCCGCGCTCGGCCGCGCCGGGATCGCGGATAAGCGCATCGAGTGGCATCAGACCGAGGATCCGCCTTGCATAGACGGCGTAGGGATCGCGGCGCAAACTCTCGATCTCGGTGACCGAGAAATGCGTCGGGCGCACCGCCAATGGCGGCTTTGGCTGCGGCCGCGGCGCGAAATCCTGCTTCGCCCCGGTATCGAGCTCGCGTGCCCAGGCAAGCAGCTCGTCGCCGCGCCGGCGCAGGGTTGCCGCCTGATCATTGCCGATGAAGGTGAGCAGCCGCTGCAGCCAGCGCGACGGCACGGCCGGCGCGTCGCCTGAGCGCGCCGAGCGGGCCAGCACGACGTGTCGCGCGCCCATGGCCATCTGGAAATCATGCGCGGCAAGGCCGATGCGCCGCTCCGGCGGTTCGAGATCGATGCCGGTCTTCATCAGCCGCGACATGAAGCGGTCGCTCTCCGGCTTGCGCGGCCAGACCCCTTCGTTGAGCCCGCCGATGACCAGCATGTCGACATCCTGCAGGCGCGCTTCGAGCGCACCCCATATGGCGATGTTCCTGTCGGTGCCTTGCGCCGGCTTGACCGTCTCGGGCGCGATCAGCGCGTCCATCACGTCGGGCCATTCGCTCGCCGCGAATGACAGCGATGCCGAAGCAGCGACCAGCCCGCGCAGCAATTCAGCGAGCTTTTCACCGGCGTCGCCGGCATAGAGCTCGGCCAGGCCGCCATCGGCGGAACGGCCGAGATTTTCCAAAGCCACGACGCTGGCTTGGACCAGCGCGGCGAGATCGGCATTCGCATGGCCGCGAAACGCCGAAAGCGGCGCCAGCGCTTCCGTCAGCCGTGCGAGCAAACTCCGCGCATCTTCGATAGAGCGCACGGTGAGACGGGAAAACCAGAAGGGCGGCCGGCTGTCATCGCCGAGGCCGATGAGACGGTTTTCGAACAATTCCGGCAGCGAAACGATATCAGGGCGGCCGGTACCGCCGCGCAGTGCCACCAACTCGACCAGTTCCGCTGCATGGCGCACGGCAGCCCGCTCCAGGCCGAGGCCGAGCAGCGGGTGCTTGAGCAGCGACAAAAGGCCGACCGGATCGCCCGGCCGGAACACCGCTTCCAGCGCCAATCGGAGCAGGCTGGCCGCCGGGCTGTTGGCGAGCGGCGTGCCGCCGGAATCGTCGGCAACCACGCCGAAGCGCTTGAGCTCCACCGCAACGCGCCGCGCCAGCGCGCGGTCGCCGGTGACGAGCGCGGCCCTTTGGCCGGGCTGTTCGACGGCCTGCTTCAGCGCAACGGCGATGGCGACGGCTTCATCACGTTCGCTGGCTGCTTCCAGCAGCGTCACCTCGCCAAACGCACCGGCAATGTCGGATGCCGAAAACCCGCTGCGCGTCTCGGCCCACAATTCGGTGGTCTCGGCCGGCCGCAGCGCCTCGCCGACAAGCGCGGCGCGAAGCGCAAGCTGCGGCTCGGCCGCGCCGACCTCCTCGACATCCGAGCGCAGGACGCCGATCTTGCCGATCAGCCTGGCCAGGCCATATTGCGGGTGGCCAAGCACGGCCGGGCGCGCGCCGGGGGCGACAAGCGCCTGGAAGGACGCTTCGTCCAGCGTCCGGTCGAGACCGGGCAGCACGATGGCGCCGCCGGGCAGGCGGGAGATCACGGCAAGCAGTTCGGCCGTGGCGGGTATCGAGCCGGTCGAGCCGGCGGCGATGACCGGGCCGGCCGGCGGATTGCGCCGCAGCCGCGCCGCCTCGGCGCGGATCAGCGCGCTGCGATGCGCGGCCGGATTGGAGCGGTCGCTCTCGCTCAGGAATTTCGGCCAGGCATCGGTAACGATGCCGAGGAATTCGAGCGTCACCTGCCACCAGCCGGCAAGATTGCCGGTCACCAAATCGGCGAGCTTGGTCCAGTCGGTGCCTTCGGTCTCGATCTCGTCCATCAGCCCAGCCAGATCGCGCGCCAGCCAGATCGCGTCGGCGGTGGAAGCGGGGATGACGATTTCCTCGGCGAAAAGCTTGGCCACGTGCTCCGGCAGCCGGCGTTTCCACGCCCGCACCAGTGACGTCAGCAGCAACAGGCGTTCGGTCGCCGAGATCGGCGGCGCGAGATCGATCGCCGCCGATGGTTCGGCGTCGAACAGGGCTTCGTCCTCGTCGAATTCGCCGAGCGGGCGGATGACCGGCAGGATCGCCGAGCCGCCGCCGCCGCGTCCCTTCAAACTGTCGACGAAGACACCGCGCAGGGCGCGCGCGGCACGACGCGTCGGCACATAGATGGTGACATCGGCCAGAGCGAGCGGATCGCCGTCGAAACGAAATCCCGGGACCAGCCGGCCGGCAAGCAGCGCCTCGGCCAGCGTCGGCAGGAACGGCGCTCCGGGGGGGATAGAGAAAACGCGGCTCGAGCCGCTCATTGCATCTCGGCTAGCGCGCCGGCGACGGCTTCTTCCGCCAGCGGAATGGCATCGGGCGTGCCGACGGTGATCCAGTGGCCGTGCATCGGCATGCCGAACAGGCGGCCGGCGGCGATGGCCTTGTCGAAATAGGCATTGAGCGAATGCGGTTCGGCCGATGCATCCTTGAACAGGCGAGGGTGAATGATCGCCGCTCCGGCATAGATCAGCCCCGCAGGGTCGCCTTTTGAACGCCGCAAGGCGCCGTCCGGCGCCACCAGGAAGTCGGTGCTGCCACAATGTCCTGTCGCTTGATGGAGATCAGCCAGCATCAGCAGAATATCCATTTTCGCGGCGTCCCACGCAAGGGCGAGCCGGCCGAGATTGAGCGGGCCGTGGTCGATCCAGAACGTGTCGGCGTTGAGGATGTAGAAGGGTTGCTCGCCCAGTTCCGGCAGCGCCTTGACGATGCCGCCGGCCGAATCGAGCAGCCGGTCGCTCTCATCGGAAATGACGATCCGCGGGGCGCTGCGCGCCGCGACATGGGCGACGATCTGTTCGGGAAGATAGTGGACGTTGACGACGGCCTTGGCGACGCCGGCGGCGGCGAGGCTGTCGAGCCCCCAGTCGAGCAAGGTCTTGCCGGCGATCCTGACCAGCGGCTTCGGGATCGTGTCGGTGATCGGCCGCATGCGCTTGCCGAGCCCGGCGGCAAGGACGATGGCAGTGTCCGGTCTTGCTGTCACAGCGTTCGTTCCTCAAGCAGCCCGTGCGCTTCGTAGAAATCCCGCAGGCTGGCAAGCGCCGGGTGGGACAGCGCCCGGCGCAGATAGTCGCGGATGCGCGGCAGGTGCTTCAAATAATAAGGTTTGCCGTCGCGTTTTTCGAGACGCACGAAAATGCCGAGGATCTTGGAGTTGCGCTGCGCCGCCATGATTGCATAGGCTTCCAGGAAGCTTGCTTCGTCGAAGGCGCCTGCCGCATGGCGCGCCGCGACATAGGCATCGAGCGTTTTCTTCTCGATCTCCGGCGAGATGGTGACGCGGGCGTCCATGGCCAGCGAGGCGACGTCATAGGCTGAAGGCCCGATTAGCGCATCCTGGAAGTCGACGATGCCCAGCCGGTCATGGCCGGCGTGGTCGTCGCGCCAGATGATGTTGGGCGAATGGAAGTCGCGCAGCATCAGCGTGTATTCGCTGCCCTGCAGCCGGTCGAAAAGCGCGTTCCATTCCGTGGCGTAGCCCAAGCGCAGATCGTCGCTGGCCGGGCCGCCCGATATCGCCGGCACGTACCAGTCGACCAAAAGATCGGCTTCGATCATCATCGCATCGCGGTCGAAAGGCGGCACCTCGTGGAAGCTGCCGGGTCCGGCTTGCAGCCGCCGCGGCCAGCTCTTGCCATGCATCATGGCCAGCAGCTCGGCCGCCGCCGCATAGCGCTCGGCCACCGGCTCGCCGTTCTTGCCGAGAAACCCTTCGGAACCGAGATGTTCGAGCAGCAAAAAACCCTGGTCCTGGTCCTCGGCATGGATTTGCGGGACGCTGACGCCGCCGGCCTTCAAGGCGCGGTCGATGGCGACGAAGGCGGAGACCGACTGCGCGGTGTGGGCGATCACGGCATAGGGTTTGCCGTCACGCACGGGCGGGCCTAGCACCAGACGCGGTGAGTTCATCAGCACGCGCGGCTCCCGGCCGGCAAGCGTGACGATCTCGTAGGAGCGGGCCGAGGCGTCGCCGATGAAATGGCGCCGCCGCGCTTCGCCCCAGCCGGCATTTTCGAGAAAACCGCGCATGGCCAGCGATCGCGCCGCGCGGTCGAAGGCAGCGCCTTGCCCCGACAGCCGCGCCAGCCGGCCCTCGCCATGCTGGACGAGTTCGATCGAGAGCGTTGTCTTCGGCAGATAGCCTTCCGCCCGGTCGGGCCATTCGACGAGGGCAGCGCCTTGCGTCAGCGCTTCGTCGAAGCCGAGTTCGTCGAGCTCGCTTGCCGAGGACAGGCGATAAAGGTCGAAATGATGGACCGGAATGCGCGTGTCGTAGCTCTGCACCAGGGTGAAGGTCGGGCTCGGCACATCGAGGCCGGCATCGTCAGCCAGCGCGCGGATCAGCGCCCGCGCCAATGTCGATTTGCCGGCGCCGAGATCGCCCTTGAGCGCCAGCACGTCGCCGGCGCGCAGGGACAACGCCAGATCTTCGCCCAGTCGCGCTGTCTGTGTCTCATCCGCGAGCAAATGCTCCAGTACAGGTCCCGTCATAGAGCGCGCTACTCGGCCGCGGCGCGGATGCCCGGCATGTCGGGGAAGGTGCAGATGACGGTCGTGCCCTTGTCCTTGCCGGTTTCGATGCGAACATTGCCGCCATGCAGTTCGACAAAGCTCTTGACGATCGACAGGCCGAGGCCGGCGCCCCGCCGGCGGCCGCCATTGGCGCGCGGTTCGAAGCGGCGGAACACCGAATCCAGCACGTCCGGCGGCATGCCGGGGCCGTCGTCGTGAACGGAAAATTCCACCCCGTCCGCCAGATGGCGGCAGGCGAGCCGGATGGTGCTGGCTTCCGGCGCGTAGTTGGCGGCGTTGCTGAGCAGATTGTAGAGGATCTGACGGATGCGGATCTCGTCGCCGTGGAACGTCTTCGGCGCGGCACGGGCATCGACTTCGAGCCGGATCGAATGCTCCTGCAGCCGGTCGGCAACCAGTTCCGCGGCCGCCGCGATGGTGCGGTCGACATGCACCTCGGAAATGTCGAGCTGCATGATGCCGGCGTCGACGGTCGCGAGGTCGAGTATGTCGTTGACGATGGTCAGCAGCACCGAGGAGGACGAACTGACATGCTCGACATATTCGCGCTGCTTTTGATTCAGCGGTCCGGTCGTGGGCAGTGAAAGCAGTTCGGTGAAGCCGATGATGTTGGTCAGCGGCGAACGCAGTTCGTAGGACACGTGCTGGACGAAGTCGTTCTTGAGCTGGTCCGACTTCTCCAGCGCCTCGTTCTTGTCCTTCAGCGCACGTTCGACATGGACGCTGTCGGTGACATCGACGAAGGTCATCATCACTTGCCCGTTGGGCAGCGGGATCACGGCATAGCGCAGCACGGTGCCGTTGTTGAGCTCGCTCTGGCCGTGCCGGTCGCGGCGCTCGTCGTCGAAACCGGTGATGGCGGCGACGAAACCGGGCCAGGGGCTGTCGACCGCCTGGCGGTCGCAAAGGTCGCGTATCGTGGAGACGTGCACATTGGGCTTGGCGGCTTCGCCGCTCAATCCCCAGAGTGTGGCAAAGGCCGGGTTCGACAGGCGCAGCCGACCATCAGGCCCGAACACCGCCACGCCTTCGGCGAGATTGTCGAGCGTTTCGCCCTGGACGCGCACCGCGGTGCGGTAGCGGCTTTCCAGGTCCATCTTCTCGGTCAGGTTCTCGAACACCCAGGTGACGCCGCCCTTGGGCTGCGGATTGGCGACGACGCGGATGGTCTTGCCGTCAGGCAGATGCCACCAATGTTCCTGCGATTCCACCGCGCGGTAGGCGCCGAGCAGGCCTTCCTTCCAGCGGCGCCATTCGGGCTGCTCGGCGATCTTGCCTTCGCTGCGCAGCCGGTCGAGCAGAAGCGCATTGTCGGGCGCGCTGTGCAGGAAGCCGCTGTCCAGCCCCCACAGTTTCTGGAAGGCCTGGTTGAAGAAGCGCAGCTTCTCGTCGGTGTCGAAGATGGCGACAGCGGTGTTGAGCTGGTCGAGCGTGTCGGCATGGCTGCGCACCGTGCGCTCATATTCACCTCGAATGGCCTCGATGGCGCTGGTGTCGGCGGCAAGACCGGCCGAACCGTCCGGGCTGGCGAAGTCGGTCACCGCGAAGACGCGGCGGTCGCCTTCGATCACCGTGGATAGCGACTGCTCGAAGACCGGATGCGTCTTGTGCTGGGCGTCTATCGCCTCGCGTGCCTGGCCCCCGAGGAATTCCCTGGCGTCGCGGACGGCGGCTTCCGCGCTTTCGGCTTCGACCGCGTCGGCATAGGCCCGGTTGACCCATTTCAGGCGTCCATGCTCGTCGCGCAGCCATGCCGGCATCTTCAGCGCTTCGAGCAGACCGATCATCGTGTCATGGTCGGCGGCCAGCCGCTGGTTGTCGATCTTCAGCCGGGCCTGGCTGCGCTGGGTCTCGGAAAGCGACACAAACCGCACCAGTATGTGCGCGGCGCTCTTGCGGCCATGCACTTCGAGCGGCGCGCCGGCCTGCGATTCGATGACGAGGTCGAAGGGCCTGGCCTTTTCGCGCAAGCCCGCAATGGCGTGCTCGAGCGCCGCCGCCGAGCGCGGCATCAACCAGCGGCCGAAGGCGAGGAAAGCCGACCGTTCCTCTGGCGCGCCGCTCTCGACCGGCAATGTGCCGATGAGTTCGGGCTTCTTGTTTTCCGAGGCCCAGACCACCACGCGCTGGTCGCGCAGATTGAGAAGCGCTTCCGAACGGCGCAGTGCCGCATTGATATCGGCGACGCGGCTTCTCAGTTCGACATTCTCCGCCGAGGTGCGGGCCCGTTCGCGGATGAGAACGATGGCCGACAGGAATGCCGCGCCCGTCACGCCGACGAACACGGCAAGCTGCATGACTTCGACCGTGTTGATCGACAGGCCGGCGGTGGCGACGGCAGCGTTCTCGGCATGCGCCACGGCGCTGGCCAGGGGGCCGGCCAGCACGGAACTGGTCAGGAACAGCCCGGCGCGGGCACGCCATGAAAGGCGCACGCCCTGAATGGTCGAGCCTGTGATCCCCGAATCGTCATGGCCGCCGGAAACGGCCGATCCCGCTCCGTGCGGGTTTTGCCCCGGCATGTCTTGGTCCTCTCCGCCGCCTGAATGCAAGACCGCCCTGATACGCGCCTCTCTGATCCCCTCTCGGGCCGGAAGCGTCGCGAATCACCTGACAATAAACCCTCGCCGAATCGCCGTGAAGGCTGATCGCGCGCAAAAATAAGGCCGGGCGAAAAGTCAATCACCCGGCCTCAATATCTGGTAGTAAATTTAGCTTTGGTTAATAGCGGTAGTGTTCCGGCTTGAACGGACCCTGCGGCGTGACGCCGATATAGGCGGCCTGCTCACCCGACAGTTCGGTCAGGCGTGCGCCGAGCTTGTCGAGGTGCAGGCGTGCGACCTTCTCGTCGAGATGCTTGGGCAGGACATAGACCTGGTTCTGGTACTGTTCGCCCTTGGTGAACAGCTCGATCTGGGCCAGCACCTGGTTGGTGAAGGACGCCGACATGACGAAGCTCGGATGGCCGGTGGCGTTGCCGAGATTGAGCAGGCGGCCTTCCGACAGGAGGATCATCCGCTTGCCGTCAGGGAAGGTGATCATGTCGACCTGCGGCTTGACGTTGGTCCATTTCAGATTGCGCAGCGAGGCGACCTGGATCTCGTTGTCGAAGTGGCCGATATTGCCGACGATCACCATGTCCTTCATCGACCGCATATGGTCGAGGGTGACGACGTCCTTGTTGCCGGTGGTGGTGATGACGATGTCGGCGGTCGGGGCCGCGTCTTCCAGCGTCACCACTTCAAAGCCGTCCATCGCCGCCTGCAGCGCACAGATCGGGTCGACCTCGGTGACCTTGACGCGGGCGCCGGCGCCCTTGAGCGAAGCCGATGAGCCCTTGCCGACGTCGCCATAGCCGCAGACGACCGCGACCTTGCCGGCCATCATCGTGTCGGTGCCGCGACGGATGCCGTCGACCAGCGATTCCTTGCAGCCATACTTGTTGTCGAATTTCGACTTGGTGACGGAATCGTTGACGTTGATGGCGGGGAAGGGCAGCAGGCCCTTCTTCTGCAGCTGGTAGAGCCGGTTGACGCCGGTGGTCGTCTCTTCGGTGACGCCGCGGATCGCAGCCTTCTGCTTGGTGAAGAAGCCCGGCGAAGCCTTCAGCCGCTTCTTGACCTGAGCGTAGAAATATTCCTCTTCCTCGCTCTGCGGGTTGGACAGCACGTCCTCGCCGGCTTCGGCGCGGGCGCCGATCAGGATGTACATGGTGGCGTCGCCGCCATCGTCGAGGATCATGTTGGAGAGGCCGCCGTCCGCCCACTGGAAGATCCGGTCGGTATAGTCCCAATATTGTTCGAGGCTCTCGCCCTTGACGGCGAAGACCGGAATGCCGGCCTCGGCGATGGCCGCGGCGGCGTGGTCCTGGGTCGAGAAGATGTTGCAGGAGGCCCAGCGGATATCGGCGCCGAGCGCCTTCAGCGTCTCGATCAGCACCGCGGTCTGGATTGTCATATGGAGCGAGCCGGTGATGCGCGCGCCCTTCAGCGGCTTCTTGGCGCCGAATTCCTCGCGGCAGGCCATTAGGCCCGGCATTTCGGTTTCGGCGATATCGAGTTCCTTGCGGCCCCAGCCGGCAAGCGAGATGTCGGCGACCACATAATCCTTGCTACCCGTCATGGCAGTACTCCGATGCGAATTGTTATGCTGCGAATTGGTTGCGGATGCGCCCGCGCCGGTCGGCGCGTCGAAGGGCGCGAATTGCCGGCCTGACTAGCAGATCAGGCTCAAGACGACAATGGGATATAAAGAAATCTTTATCCCTGCATGTCTCGCGAGCATGCCTGGGACGGGATCAGCATTCCTCGCCGAAGCGGGAGGCGACAAGCTGCTCGAGCGCGTCCATGACCTCGAGCGCCTCCGGCCCGCTGGCGGTGACGCGGATCGAGTAGCCTGGGCTGGCGGCAAGCATCATCAGGCCCATGATCGACGTGCCGCCGACCTTGACGCCATCCTTCTCGACATGGACTGCGGCGTCGAAGCCGCTGGCGAGCTGGACGAATTTCGCCGAGGCGCGTGCATGCAGGCCGCGCTGGTTGACGATCGGAAACTCCCGGACGATGTGGTCTTTTTCCGGGGATAGCGCGTTCATTTGCTGCTCAGAAGCTGGCTGGCGACATTGATGTATTTGCGCCCGGCGGCCTGCGCCTCATCGAGCGCGGCGGCCATATTGTCGCCCTTGCGGATCGAGGACAGCTTGATCAGCATCGGCAGGTTCATGCCGGCGATCACCTCGGTGCGGCCGGACTCCATCACCGAAATGGCGAGGTTCGACGGCGTGCCGCCGAACATGTCGGTCAGCACGATTACGCCCGCCCCGGTATCGACACGGGCGACGGCGTCGACGATGTCGCGGCGACGCTGTTCCATATCGTCGTCGGCACCGATCGCCACGGTTTCGAAATTGTCTTGTGGCCCGACGACATGTTCGACGGCATGTCGGAACTCGGTGGCCAGTTGACCGTGCGTTACAAGCACGAGTCCGATCATTCTTTGGTGGCTCCCGTCATCGCCGCTTCACAGGCGCATTTTATGCTCGCCAGCCATTCCAGGCGGCGGGAGCGCTATCTTGTCGACGCGCGGCCCGTTGACAAGCCCAAAATTGCGCCGGCCCATGCCAATTTGACGCATTGCAGCAAAAAATCTCGGGCGGATCATAGAAAAGGCGTGATGGACAGCCGCGCCATCACGGCGGGCAGGGCCGTGGCGGCGTTACGCTCAGCAAGGTCGATACGCGGCACCGGGCAGCCTGCGACCGGCTCGCTGATTTCCTCCTGGAAACGGGCCATCTCTGCCTTTGGCACCAGCCTCACATGCAGGTCGATCACCCCGGCCGGCTCGAACGGCAGCCGGCGCGGCATGAATCCAGGCACTTCGGCGAGACCGGCGATAGGCGCCGGCACGCGACAGACCAGCCGCCCGGCGCG comes from Mesorhizobium japonicum MAFF 303099 and encodes:
- a CDS encoding HPr kinase/phosphorylase, with protein sequence MPDPVAQPENIHGTAILIGERGVLITGPSGAGKTTLALTLLDHCRARGLFSRLIGDDRLLAAARAGRLVCRVPAPIAGLAEVPGFMPRRLPFEPAGVIDLHVRLVPKAEMARFQEEISEPVAGCPVPRIDLAERNAATALPAVMARLSITPFL
- the ahcY gene encoding adenosylhomocysteinase, whose amino-acid sequence is MTGSKDYVVADISLAGWGRKELDIAETEMPGLMACREEFGAKKPLKGARITGSLHMTIQTAVLIETLKALGADIRWASCNIFSTQDHAAAAIAEAGIPVFAVKGESLEQYWDYTDRIFQWADGGLSNMILDDGGDATMYILIGARAEAGEDVLSNPQSEEEEYFYAQVKKRLKASPGFFTKQKAAIRGVTEETTTGVNRLYQLQKKGLLPFPAINVNDSVTKSKFDNKYGCKESLVDGIRRGTDTMMAGKVAVVCGYGDVGKGSSASLKGAGARVKVTEVDPICALQAAMDGFEVVTLEDAAPTADIVITTTGNKDVVTLDHMRSMKDMVIVGNIGHFDNEIQVASLRNLKWTNVKPQVDMITFPDGKRMILLSEGRLLNLGNATGHPSFVMSASFTNQVLAQIELFTKGEQYQNQVYVLPKHLDEKVARLHLDKLGARLTELSGEQAAYIGVTPQGPFKPEHYRY
- a CDS encoding PTS sugar transporter subunit IIA, which translates into the protein MIGLVLVTHGQLATEFRHAVEHVVGPQDNFETVAIGADDDMEQRRRDIVDAVARVDTGAGVIVLTDMFGGTPSNLAISVMESGRTEVIAGMNLPMLIKLSSIRKGDNMAAALDEAQAAGRKYINVASQLLSSK
- a CDS encoding nucleotidyltransferase family protein; translation: MTARPDTAIVLAAGLGKRMRPITDTIPKPLVRIAGKTLLDWGLDSLAAAGVAKAVVNVHYLPEQIVAHVAARSAPRIVISDESDRLLDSAGGIVKALPELGEQPFYILNADTFWIDHGPLNLGRLALAWDAAKMDILLMLADLHQATGHCGSTDFLVAPDGALRRSKGDPAGLIYAGAAIIHPRLFKDASAEPHSLNAYFDKAIAAGRLFGMPMHGHWITVGTPDAIPLAEEAVAGALAEMQ
- a CDS encoding HPr family phosphocarrier protein; the encoded protein is MNALSPEKDHIVREFPIVNQRGLHARASAKFVQLASGFDAAVHVEKDGVKVGGTSIMGLMMLAASPGYSIRVTASGPEALEVMDALEQLVASRFGEEC
- the addB gene encoding double-strand break repair protein AddB, which codes for MSGSSRVFSIPPGAPFLPTLAEALLAGRLVPGFRFDGDPLALADVTIYVPTRRAARALRGVFVDSLKGRGGGGSAILPVIRPLGEFDEDEALFDAEPSAAIDLAPPISATERLLLLTSLVRAWKRRLPEHVAKLFAEEIVIPASTADAIWLARDLAGLMDEIETEGTDWTKLADLVTGNLAGWWQVTLEFLGIVTDAWPKFLSESDRSNPAAHRSALIRAEAARLRRNPPAGPVIAAGSTGSIPATAELLAVISRLPGGAIVLPGLDRTLDEASFQALVAPGARPAVLGHPQYGLARLIGKIGVLRSDVEEVGAAEPQLALRAALVGEALRPAETTELWAETRSGFSASDIAGAFGEVTLLEAASERDEAVAIAVALKQAVEQPGQRAALVTGDRALARRVAVELKRFGVVADDSGGTPLANSPAASLLRLALEAVFRPGDPVGLLSLLKHPLLGLGLERAAVRHAAELVELVALRGGTGRPDIVSLPELFENRLIGLGDDSRPPFWFSRLTVRSIEDARSLLARLTEALAPLSAFRGHANADLAALVQASVVALENLGRSADGGLAELYAGDAGEKLAELLRGLVAASASLSFAASEWPDVMDALIAPETVKPAQGTDRNIAIWGALEARLQDVDMLVIGGLNEGVWPRKPESDRFMSRLMKTGIDLEPPERRIGLAAHDFQMAMGARHVVLARSARSGDAPAVPSRWLQRLLTFIGNDQAATLRRRGDELLAWARELDTGAKQDFAPRPQPKPPLAVRPTHFSVTEIESLRRDPYAVYARRILGLMPLDALIRDPGAAERGTLFHAILHLFSSEVADPRAPDALAGLIAAGRACFVEAALPADVEAVWWPRFEKLAANIVEWERTRADAVTRRHAEERAGKTLVGQSGVTLSGYADRVDLLAGGMADILDYKTGSSPSKAQAHTLLAPQLALEGALLRRGAFKDLGAREPSQLAFIRLKPNGEVFEESILEHNRQPRTAADLAEEAWARLEKLLIHYTDPQTGYLSRALPFREGETDGDYDHLARVLEWSAGGDAGDEGGEA
- a CDS encoding sensor histidine kinase; this encodes MPGQNPHGAGSAVSGGHDDSGITGSTIQGVRLSWRARAGLFLTSSVLAGPLASAVAHAENAAVATAGLSINTVEVMQLAVFVGVTGAAFLSAIVLIRERARTSAENVELRSRVADINAALRRSEALLNLRDQRVVVWASENKKPELIGTLPVESGAPEERSAFLAFGRWLMPRSAAALEHAIAGLREKARPFDLVIESQAGAPLEVHGRKSAAHILVRFVSLSETQRSQARLKIDNQRLAADHDTMIGLLEALKMPAWLRDEHGRLKWVNRAYADAVEAESAEAAVRDAREFLGGQAREAIDAQHKTHPVFEQSLSTVIEGDRRVFAVTDFASPDGSAGLAADTSAIEAIRGEYERTVRSHADTLDQLNTAVAIFDTDEKLRFFNQAFQKLWGLDSGFLHSAPDNALLLDRLRSEGKIAEQPEWRRWKEGLLGAYRAVESQEHWWHLPDGKTIRVVANPQPKGGVTWVFENLTEKMDLESRYRTAVRVQGETLDNLAEGVAVFGPDGRLRLSNPAFATLWGLSGEAAKPNVHVSTIRDLCDRQAVDSPWPGFVAAITGFDDERRDRHGQSELNNGTVLRYAVIPLPNGQVMMTFVDVTDSVHVERALKDKNEALEKSDQLKNDFVQHVSYELRSPLTNIIGFTELLSLPTTGPLNQKQREYVEHVSSSSSVLLTIVNDILDLATVDAGIMQLDISEVHVDRTIAAAAELVADRLQEHSIRLEVDARAAPKTFHGDEIRIRQILYNLLSNAANYAPEASTIRLACRHLADGVEFSVHDDGPGMPPDVLDSVFRRFEPRANGGRRRGAGLGLSIVKSFVELHGGNVRIETGKDKGTTVICTFPDMPGIRAAAE
- a CDS encoding bifunctional tRNA (adenosine(37)-N6)-threonylcarbamoyltransferase complex ATPase subunit type 1 TsaE/phosphotransferase, with amino-acid sequence MTGPVLEHLLADETQTARLGEDLALSLRAGDVLALKGDLGAGKSTLARALIRALADDAGLDVPSPTFTLVQSYDTRIPVHHFDLYRLSSASELDELGFDEALTQGAALVEWPDRAEGYLPKTTLSIELVQHGEGRLARLSGQGAAFDRAARSLAMRGFLENAGWGEARRRHFIGDASARSYEIVTLAGREPRVLMNSPRLVLGPPVRDGKPYAVIAHTAQSVSAFVAIDRALKAGGVSVPQIHAEDQDQGFLLLEHLGSEGFLGKNGEPVAERYAAAAELLAMMHGKSWPRRLQAGPGSFHEVPPFDRDAMMIEADLLVDWYVPAISGGPASDDLRLGYATEWNALFDRLQGSEYTLMLRDFHSPNIIWRDDHAGHDRLGIVDFQDALIGPSAYDVASLAMDARVTISPEIEKKTLDAYVAARHAAGAFDEASFLEAYAIMAAQRNSKILGIFVRLEKRDGKPYYLKHLPRIRDYLRRALSHPALASLRDFYEAHGLLEERTL